The genomic DNA CGCTAATAGCGATTGGCGCTTTGTCTATTGTTTCTGGCTTTATCATTAACCCGATAAAACTTAATCTTAAATCGTTTCTGATGATGTGGTTTGGCGAATGGCTGAGCTTTATGGTGCTGTTTCGTGGGTTACAATTACTGCCTAAAAGGTGTCATATAAAGTCTAACGAAGTGGCGCATCGGCACGTTATTTTTGTGCACGGTTTTTTTTGTAATGCAGGCATGTGGGCTCCATTGGCGAGAAAATGTGAACGACTCCAATTCTCAACTTCGTTTGTCGAGATGACACAATTAACAGGCTCACTTGAAATGCTGGCCGATGAGTTACAAGTTGAAGTTAAGCGACTAAAAGATAAACATCCAAATACTGAAGTTTCCGTCGTTGCTTTCAGTATGGGTGGGCTTGCCGCTCGAGCTTGCCTGTTACGGTTTGAGCATATCCCATTCAGGCTTATTACGGTTCATTCCCCCCACAAAGGGACTCATTTAGCTTGGTTTTTCGCCCTGTTAGGCGCAAAAAATGCTCAGCAAATGGTACCGGGGTCAAAATGGCTAACGCAGTTAGAAAGTAAAGATGCAGCGCGAGGCTACCCCTTTAATGTACTATGGTCAAAGCATGACACGATTGTGATGCCGGCGAAGTTAGCAGATTATGGGCTTTCTAAAGATGAAGAAGAGGGCAAAGGGCATTTATTTGCGGCTATAGACTCTGAGTGTCATCAAATAATAGTTGAGACATTGTTAACCGGTTCAACTTACTAAAATCATTTTATTTACCGAAGTAACCAAGCCATAAATCATGACAAGCGACGATTTTGATCAAAAAGTTAAAAAACAAATGGCAGGCCATAAGCCAACGCTCCTAGAAACTGAAAAAAAGCATGCCGCTGTGTTATTGCCCGTGTCATTAAGTGGTGAGCCTTCCGTTATCTTAACGATTCGAGCCGCGCATTTAAAAAGCCACCCTGGTGATGTTTCTTTTCCTGGCGGTATGGTCGAATCGTTTGATGGCAGTATTGAGGCCGCTGCCTTACGAGAAACTCACGAAGAAATAAACTTAAAGCCTGATGATTTTCAAGTTCATGGCCGGCTATCATCCGCGTTATCTAAAAATGGAGTGGTTGTTCACCCTGTGGTTGGCACTATTAAAGATGCCAGCAGCTATTTAGCGAGTCCTGATGAAATTGCGAAAATATTTGAGGTACCTTGGCAGTTTTTTGCTGAAACGACGCCTGAGTTAACGCCTTTTAATCGTCACGGAATAGAAATTCAAGTGCCTCATTTTTATTATGAAGGTCATCACATCTGGGGGCTAACGGCGATGATTTTACTGGAATTTATTAATATTGTAGAAGGAACGCAATGGCCACTCCCGCCTTTTCATCAGTCAAAAGTGTATAGTCGCTAGTGGTTGAATTGACCCTATGTTAAGATTTATTGACGAAAGGATTGTGGCAATGGCAATAGAGAGTTTATGCAAACGAATCGCGTAATGGTCATGGTCGCTTCATTTGAGCGACATCTCGAAGCAGAAAGAAAAGTAATATACGAAGCTATAGTAGGCCAAAGAGGGCTTCCTGTTGGTTTGTCTTTTCCTTCTATGCCCGCTAATTACTTATTAAAGCTGAATGCACAATGCCTTGCCGATGCTGACTACTTATTTCTCCTTTTAGGTAAAGAATACGGTCCAGTCACTGAAAAAGGTACCAGCCATTTACATCAAATCTATGCCGCTGCTCAGGCCGCTCGTAAGCCCATCATCAGCTTTGTTTATCAAGGCGAACATATCATGGGTGTTGACCCATTTGATCAAAAGCGCCGTGAGGGGTTTATTGCTTCCTTGCAAAAAGGCGATGTATTTTATTGGTCCAATAACGATGAACTTCGTGATGCAATAGAGCGAGGGCTCGAGCTGGTGCAAGAAAACCACCCGTCTCCAGGTTGGTCAAAAGCCGCGGAGGTGGCTCAAACCGAACCCAATAGAAAAGTCGATCAAGATATTATTGGTAAGCTTAAAGCGCAAATAGATCATTTAAAGCATAAAATAGAAAAAGCGACCAGCCCGTTTCAACACAAAGCCCTAGATTTCGATGTTGATCGTACGCCTTGGCTTGCCGAATACAGTTGTAATGCCTTTCGCGAAGGGCGATTAAAACAATTTAACGGTACCTTAAGATACGATATTACCGAAGTGTTTGATTGGCTATCGGCTGCGCTGTTATCGCCTATCTCCGAGGTTCGTGTTCAAGCTTTACTGGCGCGCAACATTCACTCGGATGTATTAAACGAGGCGAAAAGCACGTGGCGAGGGTGTCATGCCGTTTCCGATGTGAAAGTAGACCAAGTTTGCGTAGATAAATTAAAGAAGCGGTTAAGGCTAATGGGTATTGTTGTGTTCGATGATAATGGTCGTTGGCGCTTAACCCAAGCCGCCGAAACCTATGCATTGATGCAATCTGAAAGCCGATAACGGGCAAGAATTCTAATAGATAGTACGCTTTGGTTCACAGGCAAAACTGACGCTCACTGCACCTTTTCCAAGGTTGAAGGCCGCCGTTTGGCTCATCATTGAATGCACTAGCTTTCCCCCACGATCTTTCACTTCCTGATGAAAGTTATCAAACCCTTGTAATATTCTTAATTGCGATAAAGAGCCCGCATAGCTGATGTTCACGATATGATTGGTTAGCTTCGTGTGGCTCAGTTGCTCAAATAGAAAATCGAAGTAATCATGGTGGCGATCTTTTATATCGACCATTCGACCAATGGTGACTTCTTCGGGGTGGAAATATAACACGGGGTGCTTACCCGATATTTTCAGTTTCTTGAGTTCTAACCAGCTGAGGCGGAAAGGGGCTCGCACAAGCTCTGGGTGTTTCTTCCCAGGCAGCATAAAGGTTTTAATATTTGTTTTGAATTCATCTAGATGTTGTTTAACTTGGTCTGCACTTTGAGCTTTTTCATGCCTTAATCTTAATGCTTCATATAAGCTCACACCATAGCCCGTGAGTACCTGCTTTGATTCGACAACCCTAACTTTAAAAGGCGTATAAATGCTGGCCTTTTCTCGACGCTGTTTAATTTCATGGTGAAACTCAAAAAGCGATTCTCTAATGATGTGTAAGCTATCGCTAAAGCTTTCATCTGGAGCAATGATTATTAAATGGTCAAACTCGTAAATAAGCTTGTTGCAGACGACGTCGATAAAATTTTGTCGAGAGATGCCAATTTTCTCACAGTAAAATGGCTGTTGTTCCGTATAAAAATGAGAAAGCTCTAAGATTGAGCGATTAACAAGTTTCACCCCGCTAGAGTCTGAAACCTCTACCGGCAAAACGGTTACTTTATAGTTTTCCAGCATGGAAGCTGGTAGATCGCAACTGGCCGTTACTACGAAGCCAACGTTTTTCATAAAGCTCTCTAAATATGGGTATAAATGATGTTGAGAGAATCATACCACTAAGTTAAGAAAAGTGTGAATGAGCGAAGCAGGGGGCTAATCGGTAGTCTTTTGAGAGTATTCACATAAGTCTTCAATGATGCAGCTTCCGCATTTAGGTTTGCGGGCAACACAGGTATAGCGCCCATGTAGAATGAGCCAATGGTGGGCATCTAGTAGAAATTCTTTCGGTATTAGCCGTATAAGTCGTTTTTCAACTTCAACAACGTTTTTACCCGGCGCTATTTTTGTTCGGTTACTGACTCTAAAAATATGGGTGTCTACGGCCATGGTAAGTTGACCAAAGGCGGTATTGAGAACCACATTGGCCGTTTTTCGACCAACACCAGGCAGTGCTTCTAAAGCCTCTCTTGTTTGCGGTACCTCACTGTTGTGCTGCTCAATCAGCATTTTGCACAGCTTATGAACGTTTTCCGCTTTTGCATTATAAAGACCAATGGTTTTTATGTACTCTTTCAATCCATCGACACCCAGCGCATAAATAGCTTCAGGGGTATTGGCGACAGGGAAAAGTTTATCCGTGGCTTTGTTCACGCCTTTGTCCGTTGATTGAGCCGACAATACAACAGCAACTAGCAATTCAAATGGATTTCTGTAATTAAGCTCAGTTTCAGGGTTCGGGTTTTGTGCTTTTAACCGAGTAAATATCTCGGTGCGTTTTAACTTATTCATAACTAGGCAATGGTACCTGTCACTCTAACTCGTTTACTGCCCGCAACAATGGCATCGGCTTGCGCAGCACGTTTCTTTTCACGCCTATCATCAATGTAATTTTTGACCGCGATTATGAGCCCTAAGCCAACAAAAGCGCCAGGCGGAAGCACAGCAAATAAGAAATCGGTGTAACCTGGAAATAATTCAATTTGCCAGCTTCGAGCGGTTTCACCAAATATGAGGTGCATATTAGTGAACAAAGTTCCCTGGCCGATAATTTCTCGCATGGCGCCCAATACAAGTAACACGGCTAAAAAACCGAGTGACATAAACAACCCATCTAGGAACGAGGGTAGCAGAGGGTTTTTTCTTGCAAAGGCTTCAGCTCGGCCCAAAATAGTGCAATTTGTCACAATCAGCGGAATAAATATGCCCAAAACCTGGTAGAGCTCGTAGGTATAAGCCTGCATTAGAAGCTCTGCGCAGGTGGTAAACGAGGCAATGATCATTACGAATGCGGGCAACCGAATGGCGTCAGAAACGTAGTTGCGAATGAGCGAAACTGCGATATTAGAACCTATTAAAACCACCATTGTCGCTAGGCCTAAGCCAAGGGCATTCACAACCGTACCCGTTACGGCCAGCAGTGGGCATAAGCCAAGAATTTGTACTAACGCAGCGTTATTGGACCAAAGCCCATTTTCGGCAATGGTTTTTACAGAGACTGTCATTATTTAGACTCCGATGAATCGGGTTGCATGGCGAGCAATGAGTCTTTGTTTTGTTCAAAAAATAAAAGGGCTTTATAAACAGCTTTAACAATCGCTCGCGGTGTTATTGTAGCTCCCGTCATTTGATCAAACGCGCCACCATCTTTTTTAACTTTCCAACCAGTTTCCATCGGGTTCATTAAACTGGTTTGCTCGAAGTTGAGAATCCACTGCGATTTTTCAATCTCAATTTGATCGCCTAAGCCGGGCGTTTCTTTGTGTTTGGTTACTCGAACACCTGTAATAACGCCTTTTTTATCGATTCCTACAATAAGACGGATACCTTCAGTGTACCCGTCAGGGGCGATAACAGGAATAATAATGCTTTGAACTTCGTTATTGGCCTTCACTTGATAAAACGACTGCTCGTTTTCAACATTTAATAATAAAGTATCGCTAATGCCTGCTTGTTGAAATGACTGTGCGCTCTCCAAAAGATTGTCAGCATCGATTCCATCAGGGAGTAGCGATAACAGTAAGCGAGCTTCGAAAGCCTTTTCGTTTTCTACAATAGTGGTTTTAGTCAACGTTTGCGTTACGGCAATTATACCCGCGGTGAAAAGTGCAAATATCGCTAAGCCAATGGCCGCTTTTCGAATCGATTGAGAAAGCGTAATTTTAGTTTCTAATTCGGTGTCGCTCATTTTTTGTATCCTTTTACAGCATCGGAATGGCCGTAAACGCGTGGTCGAGAGTAGTGATCAATCAACGGGGCTGCAAAATTCATAATTAATATCGCAAAAGCGGTGGCATCAGGGTAGTTACCCCAAGTTCGAATCGTGTAAATGAGAACGCCAATGCCCGCGCCATATATTAGCTTCCCTTTGTTGCTGGTAGCCGCGCTGACTGGGTCTGTGGCAATAAAGAATGCCGCTAACATTGTTGAGCCGGCCAACAAATGTAAGTGGAAAGGCACTCTTAAATCGGCGTCGGTGCTAAATAAAACGGCCATTAGCGCGAGCGCACCTAAAACACCGAGGGGGATATGCCAAGTGATAATTTTTCGGTACCAAAGCCAAACGCCCCCCAGTAAAAAAACGATATTGACGGGTGTCCAGCCTGGAGCACCAAAGCTTGATAATAATGGGCTTGATAAAACTTCACTGGCGGTCAGTCTTTCAATGTTGAGTTTGTAGTAATCCAGAGGCGTCGCGCCGGTAAACCCATCGACTGACTCTAAATTAATTCCAAAAATAATCGACATACTTTCAAGGAACCCGCTTGGGCTTTCAATGCTAGCCCAGCGCGTAGTCATAAATACTGGAAGAGAGATTAACACCATGGCGTATGCAACCATTGCAGGGTTAAATGGATTCTGACCCAGCCCGCCAAACAGGTGTTTACCAAAAATTGCTGCTACCGCACCGGCAATGACTGTCACCCACCAAGGGGCTAACGGGGGCAGTGCAACTGCCAATAAAGCGGCGGTGACAATGATTGAACCATCTTTAAGAAAGAATAGTACCGGTCGTTTGCGCAGCGCTAGAATGACAGCTTCAACACTCAAAGACGTGATTAGTAGAAGTAGCAGGTTAATGGCGTAGCCAGCGCTGAAGTAATAAACCAAACACGCAAGGCCCGGAATAATAGCGATAAAAACAGAGAGCATAACTTTGCTGACGCTGTTTTGGCCTACAGTGTGTGGTGAAGATAGTGACATCATGATTCATTATCCTTTGCTTGCGCCGCTTCTTTTGCTTTACGTTTAGCGGCCGCACGCTCAAGCGCGGCTTTAATTGGGTCGTCTTTTGCTGTTTTGGCGCTAGCGTCCGCTACTTCAGGTGCTTTTTCTTGTGCCGCTTTTTTTGCAGCCAGTGCTTTTGCCGCGGCTTCAGCACGTGCTTTTCGGCGCACTTCTTTTTCAAGCTTCTCGCGTTCAAGACGAGCTTGTCGTGCTTCAAAGCGCATGCGAGCACGTTCACTTTGGGCATGATCTGCGGCTTCTTGGCGAATCTCGCCTTTGGCATAACGGTAATATTGCACCAAAGGAATCCGGCTTGGGCAAACATAAGCGCAAGCTCCACATTCTATGCAATCATTAATATTGTGAAGCTCGGCGGATTCTAATTCTCGATTCTTGGCCGCCCATAAAAGTTGCTGCGGTAATAACCCAGCAGGGCAGGCTTGTTCACACATTCCGCATCGAATGCAGGGGTTATCTGGCATCGGCGCAGGCAATTCTTTAGCAGTTGGTGCGAGCAAGCAGTTAGTCGTTTTAATCACCGGAGCTTTTGTGCTTGGTACGGCAAAACCCATCATAGGACCACCCATGATAATGCGATCAGCCTGTTTTAGGTTTACACCGGCATAAGATAATACATCGTCAATAGAGGTGCCGATGAGTACTTCATAATTGCCTGGTCGTTTTGCAGCTTGGCCTGTAACCGTCGTGATGCGAGAAATCAGAGGTTCGTCTAAAACGACTGCTTTATAGAGTTGATAAAGTGTTCCCACGTTTTGACACAAAAGACCAAGGTCACTGGGTAGGCCGCCGTGAGGGACTTCTTGGCCTGTTGTTAACTGAATCAGTTGTTTTTCACCACCTGAGGGATATTTAGTGGGGACGACAGCAATAGCTATAGTTAAGTTTAAGTCGTTAGCGGCTTGTTCAAGTGCTTTAATGGCCTCGGGCTTGTTGTCTTCGATACCAACAATGATGTTGTCGGCTTCGAGTAGCCATGCTGAAATTTG from Reinekea marina includes the following:
- a CDS encoding esterase/lipase family protein — encoded protein: MSLWLWLLAEISIIYLITNQIIWVVIVFFMGPLIAIGALSIVSGFIINPIKLNLKSFLMMWFGEWLSFMVLFRGLQLLPKRCHIKSNEVAHRHVIFVHGFFCNAGMWAPLARKCERLQFSTSFVEMTQLTGSLEMLADELQVEVKRLKDKHPNTEVSVVAFSMGGLAARACLLRFEHIPFRLITVHSPHKGTHLAWFFALLGAKNAQQMVPGSKWLTQLESKDAARGYPFNVLWSKHDTIVMPAKLADYGLSKDEEEGKGHLFAAIDSECHQIIVETLLTGSTY
- a CDS encoding NUDIX hydrolase, translating into MTSDDFDQKVKKQMAGHKPTLLETEKKHAAVLLPVSLSGEPSVILTIRAAHLKSHPGDVSFPGGMVESFDGSIEAAALRETHEEINLKPDDFQVHGRLSSALSKNGVVVHPVVGTIKDASSYLASPDEIAKIFEVPWQFFAETTPELTPFNRHGIEIQVPHFYYEGHHIWGLTAMILLEFINIVEGTQWPLPPFHQSKVYSR
- a CDS encoding DUF4062 domain-containing protein, which translates into the protein MQTNRVMVMVASFERHLEAERKVIYEAIVGQRGLPVGLSFPSMPANYLLKLNAQCLADADYLFLLLGKEYGPVTEKGTSHLHQIYAAAQAARKPIISFVYQGEHIMGVDPFDQKRREGFIASLQKGDVFYWSNNDELRDAIERGLELVQENHPSPGWSKAAEVAQTEPNRKVDQDIIGKLKAQIDHLKHKIEKATSPFQHKALDFDVDRTPWLAEYSCNAFREGRLKQFNGTLRYDITEVFDWLSAALLSPISEVRVQALLARNIHSDVLNEAKSTWRGCHAVSDVKVDQVCVDKLKKRLRLMGIVVFDDNGRWRLTQAAETYALMQSESR
- a CDS encoding DegV family protein, translating into MLENYKVTVLPVEVSDSSGVKLVNRSILELSHFYTEQQPFYCEKIGISRQNFIDVVCNKLIYEFDHLIIIAPDESFSDSLHIIRESLFEFHHEIKQRREKASIYTPFKVRVVESKQVLTGYGVSLYEALRLRHEKAQSADQVKQHLDEFKTNIKTFMLPGKKHPELVRAPFRLSWLELKKLKISGKHPVLYFHPEEVTIGRMVDIKDRHHDYFDFLFEQLSHTKLTNHIVNISYAGSLSQLRILQGFDNFHQEVKDRGGKLVHSMMSQTAAFNLGKGAVSVSFACEPKRTIY
- the nth gene encoding endonuclease III, with translation MNKLKRTEIFTRLKAQNPNPETELNYRNPFELLVAVVLSAQSTDKGVNKATDKLFPVANTPEAIYALGVDGLKEYIKTIGLYNAKAENVHKLCKMLIEQHNSEVPQTREALEALPGVGRKTANVVLNTAFGQLTMAVDTHIFRVSNRTKIAPGKNVVEVEKRLIRLIPKEFLLDAHHWLILHGRYTCVARKPKCGSCIIEDLCEYSQKTTD
- a CDS encoding electron transport complex subunit E; translation: MTVSVKTIAENGLWSNNAALVQILGLCPLLAVTGTVVNALGLGLATMVVLIGSNIAVSLIRNYVSDAIRLPAFVMIIASFTTCAELLMQAYTYELYQVLGIFIPLIVTNCTILGRAEAFARKNPLLPSFLDGLFMSLGFLAVLLVLGAMREIIGQGTLFTNMHLIFGETARSWQIELFPGYTDFLFAVLPPGAFVGLGLIIAVKNYIDDRREKKRAAQADAIVAGSKRVRVTGTIA
- the rsxG gene encoding electron transport complex subunit RsxG codes for the protein MSDTELETKITLSQSIRKAAIGLAIFALFTAGIIAVTQTLTKTTIVENEKAFEARLLLSLLPDGIDADNLLESAQSFQQAGISDTLLLNVENEQSFYQVKANNEVQSIIIPVIAPDGYTEGIRLIVGIDKKGVITGVRVTKHKETPGLGDQIEIEKSQWILNFEQTSLMNPMETGWKVKKDGGAFDQMTGATITPRAIVKAVYKALLFFEQNKDSLLAMQPDSSESK
- a CDS encoding RnfABCDGE type electron transport complex subunit D, which gives rise to MMSLSSPHTVGQNSVSKVMLSVFIAIIPGLACLVYYFSAGYAINLLLLLITSLSVEAVILALRKRPVLFFLKDGSIIVTAALLAVALPPLAPWWVTVIAGAVAAIFGKHLFGGLGQNPFNPAMVAYAMVLISLPVFMTTRWASIESPSGFLESMSIIFGINLESVDGFTGATPLDYYKLNIERLTASEVLSSPLLSSFGAPGWTPVNIVFLLGGVWLWYRKIITWHIPLGVLGALALMAVLFSTDADLRVPFHLHLLAGSTMLAAFFIATDPVSAATSNKGKLIYGAGIGVLIYTIRTWGNYPDATAFAILIMNFAAPLIDHYSRPRVYGHSDAVKGYKK
- the rsxC gene encoding electron transport complex subunit RsxC, with translation MTQSAIIARSSVWAIPGGIHPEQHKNESNQTPIEVMPVPSQLWVPVSMHIGAEAEPIVKLGDTVRKGQLIAKAQSGVSANVHAPTSGRITSIKDHDFAHESGLPRLTIQIEADGLDAWRDQDPWPNWQERSIDEVLVRVREAGLAGMGGAGFPTDIKYRNKHTPIHTLLVNAAECEPYITSDDRLMQERAIDILRGAQISAWLLEADNIIVGIEDNKPEAIKALEQAANDLNLTIAIAVVPTKYPSGGEKQLIQLTTGQEVPHGGLPSDLGLLCQNVGTLYQLYKAVVLDEPLISRITTVTGQAAKRPGNYEVLIGTSIDDVLSYAGVNLKQADRIIMGGPMMGFAVPSTKAPVIKTTNCLLAPTAKELPAPMPDNPCIRCGMCEQACPAGLLPQQLLWAAKNRELESAELHNINDCIECGACAYVCPSRIPLVQYYRYAKGEIRQEAADHAQSERARMRFEARQARLEREKLEKEVRRKARAEAAAKALAAKKAAQEKAPEVADASAKTAKDDPIKAALERAAAKRKAKEAAQAKDNES